Proteins found in one Desulfobaccales bacterium genomic segment:
- a CDS encoding TIGR03936 family radical SAM-associated protein → MKRSLLPKNDQQRLCVTFSRGSDLKYISHLDIMRLWQRALRRAGMPLAYSQGFNPHPRISIAAPLAVGITSEGELMDVFLARRVSLEFFVKVMSKQLPAGIRILGTKELWPGLPSLQSQLRFAEYRVEVESEKAPKEAGQAIRSLLEKTSLPWQHARDEKVHRYDLRALIDDIWIIDKGESLYTFGMRLLADSSGSGRPEQVAQAMGFSDLPKSIHRTKLVLGTN, encoded by the coding sequence TTGAAAAGGTCCTTATTACCAAAGAATGATCAGCAGCGGCTTTGCGTTACCTTCAGCCGCGGCAGTGACTTGAAATATATCTCGCATCTGGATATCATGCGACTCTGGCAAAGGGCGTTGCGCCGGGCGGGGATGCCGCTGGCATATTCGCAGGGATTCAATCCCCATCCCAGAATTTCCATAGCTGCGCCGCTGGCCGTGGGGATTACCAGCGAAGGCGAGTTAATGGATGTCTTTCTCGCAAGAAGGGTATCTCTGGAATTCTTTGTCAAAGTCATGAGCAAGCAATTGCCGGCGGGCATCCGAATATTGGGAACAAAGGAACTCTGGCCCGGATTGCCTTCGCTCCAATCCCAGTTGCGTTTCGCCGAATACAGGGTTGAGGTGGAATCGGAGAAAGCGCCGAAAGAGGCAGGCCAGGCGATTCGGTCCCTGCTGGAGAAGACAAGCCTGCCCTGGCAACATGCCAGGGATGAGAAGGTCCATCGATATGATCTGCGAGCCTTGATCGATGACATCTGGATAATAGACAAGGGGGAATCCTTGTATACCTTTGGCATGAGGCTGCTTGCCGACTCCAGCGGATCGGGCAGGCCGGAGCAAGTGGCCCAGGCAATGGGATTTTCTGACTTGCCAAAATCGATTCATCGCACCAAACTGGTCTTGGGAACGAACTGA